The genome window CCAGCGCGAAGGCCGGCCCAACGCCGCCGACGCGCCGACACGTTATTTGAAGGTGGCGGTGTATCACCACAGTTCCACGCGGCCCGATCAGGAAGGCTGCGCGGCCCACGGCAGCGACACCCGGCGTGCGGCCCAGGGGGCGCTGGAACGGTTGCAGGCGTTTCGCCAGGGCGTGGAAAACAGCTTTTGCTGCGGCGCCTCCATTGACCTGCTGCTGATCGGCGTCGACACCGACACGGATGCCATCCGCCTGCATCTGCCGGATGCGGACGGCGCCATGGATGTGGATGACTACATCGATGCCAACGAGCTTTATCACGCCACCGCCAATGCCGCCATGGGCGACGCGGAGGCCACCGTGCAGGATCATCTGCGCCGTCACTGCAGCGCGGCGAATATGACGGTGCCGGCGCCCGGCATGTTGCGTCTGGCGGCGCGCCTGCTGTGCGCCAATCTGGCACAGATCGATTACGTGCGCCGCTATCACGGCGGCCGCTATGCCGACATCGGCCATCAGGAGCGTTTCATCGGCATGGGCATCGGCTTTGAAGAAGTGCAGTTGCGCAATCTGACGTATTTCGCCTATCTGCGCACGGTGGAAGAAGGTGCCCAGGATCTGGACGTGGGGATCAAGATCTTCAACGGCTTGAATGTGCGTCGCGGTCTGCCCATACCGGTGGTGATCCGCTACGACTACCACGGCCAGGTGCCGGGTGCCCGGGCGCGGGCCGAGGCGCGTTGCCAGCAACTCGAAGCGGCCTTGCAGCAGCGCTATCACGCGTACGTCGAGCAGGGTCTGTTGCATACCCTGTTGATGGTGCGCGACTGCCATGCCGGCGCGTCGGCCGAGGTGGTGGGGGGTTCCCTGCTGTGTAGTGATCAAGAGGTGCACTGATGAAGATCTGCAAAGTTGAAAAGCCGCTGGTGGCCACCAACCGCATCCCCGGCCTGGAACACCGACACCTGCAAGTGGTGCTGGACGGCAGTTCGCGTCTGGTGGCGGTGGATGCGGTGGGTTGTACCCCCGGCGATTGGGTGATCTGCGTCGGCAGTTCGGCGGCGCGCGAGGCGGCCGGCAGCAAGGAATATCCCAGCGACCTCACCATCGTCGGCATCATCGACTACTGGAGCGAGGAGGCGCAGGGCTGATGGAGATCATGCAGGTGGTCGGACCACTGGTATGCACTCGCCGTCACCCTGGTCTGTATCAGCACAGCCTGCGGGTGCTGCGCGATGCCAAGGGCAGGATACAGGTGGCCCTGGATACCAGCGGCTGCCGGCCGGGCAACTGGGTATTCGTGGTGAGCGGTTCGGCGGCGCGCTATGCCTGCGGGGATGCGCGTGTACTCACCGATCTCACCGTGGGCGGGATTATCGATTTTTGGGACAGGACTGAACATTAACCAAGTAAGCGTATTTTTAACGAGTCACAACTCAAGATGGAGAGAAGACAATGAGTGAACACAACTACGGTATTGCATTAGGCATGATCGAGACCCGCGGTCTGGTGCCCGCCATCGAGGCGGCGGACGCCATGACCAAGGCGGCGGAAGTGCGCCTCATCGGTCGCGAATATGTCGGCGGCGGTTATGTCACCGTGCTGGTGCGCGGTGAGACCGGCGCAGTCAACGCCGCCGTGCGCGCCGGCGCCGACGCCTGCGAGCGGGTCGGTGACGGTCTGGTGGCGGCCCACATCATCGCCCGTCCCCACAAAGAGGTCGAGCCGGTGCTGGGTAGCAACCTGGCACTCGACGCCAAGTAATTCTTTTCGCCATAGATATAGGAGATAAAGACCATGGCAAATGATACATACGGTATTGCATTAGGCATGATCGAAACCCGCGGGCTGGTGCCCGCCATCGAGGCGGCGGACGCCATGACCAAGGCGGCGGAAGTGCGCCTCATCGGTCGCGAATATGTCGGCGGCGGTTACGTCACCGTGCTGGTGCGCGGTGAGACCGGCGCGGTCAATGCCGCCGTGCGCGCCGGCGCCGACGCCTGCGAACGGGTCGGTGACGGACTGGTGGCGGCCCACATCATCGCGCGTCCGCATCGCGAAGTGGAGCCGGTGCTGGGCGGCCCGAAAGAGTAACCGGGTAGGGTCCGGGTGGGGGTGGGGAGTGCTCCTCTCTAGCTTTCCGCCGGCGCCCGGGCCCGATTTTACAGTGCAGTCTGGAGACGGTTCATGACACAGGATCCTGCCATTCTGGGGTTTCTGGGACGTGCCCTCAGTTTCGAGCTTTCCGCGGTGCAGCAATATCTGTCGCTGGCGCGACTGTTGCAGCTGCGCGGCATGACCGAAGTGGGGCAACGTCTGCGACAGGAGGCGCAGGATGAGATGGAGCACGCCGATCGCATTATCGGTCGCATGTTGGCTCTGGGCGTGGCGCCCAATGCCAGTCAGTTGCGACCGCCGCGTCTCGACGGTTGCGTGACCGATGTGCTGCAGCATGCGGCACGCCTCGAGCACGACATCATCAGCCTGTATACGCAGGCCGTAGAGTATTGCGCGCGGCGTCAGGATCATGAAAACCGACTCTTCTTCGACACCTTGTTGCAGGAGGAACGGCAACACGCCGGTGCCATCGACCAGTGGCAACAATCGTTGACGGCGGGTGAGTGGGGCCGGGACACGAAAACTTAATTATCAGCAAGCGAGGAGTATGACCGTGATGAACGATTGGAAACTACGCAAACGTCCGGCGCGTCTGGAGCGTCGCATCGAGTTCGACGACTATGAGCAGACCCGCGAATTTCTCGAACGGGCCGCCGAGCTGGCCGAACGCGAAGGCTATTACCCGGACCTGAGTTTCGGGCGCACCCATGTCAACCTCACACTGCAGCCGCAGAACGATGCCGATGAGATCGGCGAGCCGTTGATGCAATACGCCCGCGAAGTGGATGCCTTACTGCCGGAGCGCCAGGTGAACTGAGATCGGCGCATACCCCCGCTAAATCGCAGCGCAGGAGAACAGCAATGACGAACAAAGCAAATGATCAGAAACCCAGTGGTGCCGCCGGTGAGGCGGCGCCAGCGACAAAAGACCGCGGCACTGCTGCACAGCGTGCACCAGCAAAGAAAGCGGCGCCGCGCGCGCAGGCAGCAGCGAGTTCTGAAAATAAAGACAACGACCCGTTCGCATCACGCCGGGTATGGCCGGACTGAGCAGCGTCGCCGACGCTCGCTGAGTTTTATCGACTTTCTTCAATAGCTCCGGTTGGCAATATCAATTGGCGTCGATCTCATGCCTCAGTGATAGTAGAGCTTGATAGCTCACCACTAAACAGCGGAGAAATAAGATGGGAAGTTTGACCAATTTGTTGTTGCCGGCGGTGCTGTTTTTTGCCTTGGGGTTTGTCGCCCGGGTGATCAAGTCCGATCTGCGTTTTCCTCCCGATCTTGCCAAGGTGTTATCGATTTATCTGCTCATGGCCATCGGCCTGCACGGCGGTTATGAGCTGGCTAAGGCCGATATAATGACGGCGGTGAATTCCATCGTCTGGGCGCTGGTCCTGGGCTTCACGCTACCCATTATCGGTTATATCGCGCTGGTGCTGACGCGCAAGGTGAATCCTATGGACGCGGCGGCGATCTCGGCCCATTACGGCTCGGTGAGCGCCGGCACATTTCTGACCGCCATCGCCTATCTGGATAGCGCCGGGGTCTCCTACGAGACCTATCCTCTGATTATGCTGGCGGTGATGGAGTCGCCCGCCATCATCGTCGGTCTGTTGCTGGCGGCCAAGGCGCGCATGTCCCTGGCGGCGCGCGACGACGTCGTGGCAGCGGGCGACGGTACGACGGCAATGAGCGCCGATGACGGCAACGAAAACGACGCCCATAGCATGGCCGCGCTGCTGCGTGACGCCTTTACCAACGGCAGCGTGGTGGTGTTGATCGGCTCCATGATCATCGGTGCCATCTCCACCCCCTCAGGCATGGAAAAACTGTTCCCCTTCATCGACGACATCTTTATGGGGGTGCTGTGTCTGTTTCTGTTCGATATGGGCATGGTGGCGGCGCGCCGCATCGGCGATTTCCGTAAAGTGGGTCTGGTGTTGGCGGCCTTCGGCGTCCTGATGCCCTTGCTCGGCGGCGTGGTGGGCGCCTACGTCGGCTTTGCCATTCTCGACTTCAGCGTCGGCGGCGCCACCCTGGTGGCGGTGCTCGGCGCCAGCGCCTCCTACATCGCCGTGCCGCCGGCCATGCGCCTGGCGGTGCCCGAGGCCAACCCATCCTTTTATCTAACCTTGTCCTTGGGGATCACCTTTCCGTTTAATGTGCTGGTGGGAATTCCCCTGTATCACAGCCTGGTGCAGAGCATGGCAATGTCAGGATGAGGACCGTTGATTGAAACTGGCGAACAAAATAGGTGAACTATGGTAGCGTTATATCCTGAAAAGCTTCTGACTATCATCTCTATTGATTCCATGGAAGAGTCGCTGGTGGCTTCGTTTAAAAAGTACGGCATAAGTGGTTATACCGTCATACGTGCCCGCGGCGAGGGAGCATCCGGAATACAGGCGGACATGACCGGCTTCGATGCCAACATCATGGTCAAGGTGGTGCTGCCGTTAGAGCGTTTGCAGCCCTTGCTCGAAAGCCTGGAACGCAAGATACGCAAAGGCCACCACTTGACCGTGTTCGTGGCCGATGTGCAGGTCATCACGCCGGATAAATTCACACGATCTCTGCGCTAGGGGCATGGCGATGCCGCAGTCGCGAAGATCGAGAGTTGAAATATGATAAACAACGATGCTAACCCCAGATTCAAAGGCGGCTTGCCCGACTATTTGATTCGGCATGTCACCTTTCGGCAGATGCAGATCTTCGAAGCGATTGTGCGCCTGGGCAGTTTTACCCGCGCCGCCGAGGAACTGTTTTTGACGCAACCCACGGTGTCGACCCAGTTTAAGAAGCTCTCCGACACCATGGAGTTGCCCCTGCTCGACCAGTCGGCGCGCCAGTTCAAACCCACCGAAGCGGGCGAGGAACTGTACCAGACCATTCGCAAGATCTTCGACTCGCTGGCCGATCTGGACACCCGCCTGGCCGAACTCAAGGGCCTGCGCCGCGGCCGGCTGCGCCTGGGGGTGATCACCACCGCCAAGTATTTCGCGCCGGAGATCCTGGGTGATTTCTGCCGCCAGTATCCCGGGGTCGACGTGGCCCTCAAAGTTACCAACCGCGATCGTATATTTCAGCGCATTCACGAGAATGAGGATGACGTCTACATCCTCGGTCAGCCGTCGGAAAAGGAATTGGGCGTCAAGTCCTATCCCTTTGCCCCCAACCCCATGGTGGTGATCGCCGCCAAGGACCACCCGCTGTGCGCCGAAAGTGATATCTCGTTGGCGCGTCTGGTCAAGGAGCCATTCATTTCGCGCGAGGTCGGGTCGGGCATACGCGACACCGCCATGAAGATGTTCGCCGCCCACGGCCTGATCCCCAACATTCGCATGGAGCTGGGCAGTAACGAGGCCATCAAACACGCCGTGGTCGGCGGTCTGGGCGTGGCGCTGCTGTCGTTGCACACCCTGTCGCTGGAAGGGGCGGACGGGCCGGTGGACGTGCTGGATGTGAAGGGCTTTCCCATCGAGCGCAAGTGGTACCTGGTGCATAGCAAGGACAAGGAGCTGTCCCCCATCGCCCGCGCCTTTCTTGAATTCGCCATGACCAAGGAGGCGCCGATTCGCGCCCACATGGCCGATCTGTTAGAGAAATTCTCCAAGCGGCACAGGCGTCGCCGCGCCGCGCCCAAGCGCAAGACCTAACCCTCATCAATCTGGATTGCGGCTGTGATTAAGCTTCGCACGTATGTGTTTATTGATTCCCTGCAACCGCAGTTGGCGGCCTATATGGGGACAGTGGCGCAAGGCTTTCTGCCGGTGCCGGGGGATGCCTGTCTGTGGGTGGAAGTGGCGCCGGGGATGGCCATCCACCGCCTCAGCGATGTAGCCCTCAAGGCCACCCGCGTGCATCTCGGGGCGCAAGTGGTGGAACGCGCCTTCGGCTCGATGGTGTTTCATCACCGTGATCAAAGCGATGTCTCCGAAGCGGGCAGGGCGCTGCTGTATGCCCTGCATACCCGCGAGGAGGCACGCCAGAAGTGCCGCATCGCCTGGAGCGAGACGGTGCGCTCCATTACCCCGGATCACGCCGTGTTGATCAATCGTCAGGACCGCAAGGGCTCCATGATCCTGCCGGGTCAGAGCATGTTCATTCTGGAGACCGAACCCGCCGGCTATATCGTCTATGCCGCCAATGAGGCGGAAAAGGCGGCCAGTATTACCTTGGTGGATGCGCGTGCCGTGGGGGCCTACGGTCGTCTTACCCTGGCCGGGCGTGAGGCGGATATCGATGCCGCGGCGCAGGCGGCGATTCACGCGGTGCAGGCGCTGTCAGGCGTATAAGCCACGTGTCTTACCGCAGATTTATCGCGATTGCCCGAGGCTGCTCTGGCTACGACCCGTGCTGAGACATGGGGGATAAACGGGCGCCGCCTCTGCGCACGCGGCGTGTCTTGTCCACCATGCGATGCAGCGACAGGGCGTTGTTGAAACGCGATACCTGATGCAGCGGCACCCAGGCCACTTGGTGGGATTCGTCATTACCCGGCAGGGGCAGGCGGTCATCGATCTCCAGTAGAAAGCGGATATCGAAATGGGTGTGACGCGGGTCGTGTTCGCTCTCGTGCACCACGTGTACATCGACGTCGAAGATGGCGTCGTCGAGCAGGCGGATCTGCGCCATATCGATACCCGACTCCTCCGCCGTTTCCTGCATCACCACCCGGTGAATATCCGTCTCGCCGTCGGCATGACCGCCCGGCTGCAGCCAGCGCTCCAATTTGCGATGATGCAGCAACAGCACCCGGTCGCGCGCCGGATTCACCACCCAGGCCGAACCGCTGACATGGCCGTGCATCAGTTCGCGATTGAAACAGTCCGGGTGTTGCGCGACGAAGCGGCGCGTGCGCGCCACCATGCCCGCCTCTTCCATGTAGGGCGTACGGTAGCGGGCCAGCAGCTGCAAGAGTTGTTGCCGATGCATAGGGGTGATGGTTCCTCAGCGGGTTGCTCGGACGCGACTTTGATGAATAGCTTAGCGCAATGCTGGCGTCGCCATGATTGTGATGTTCTATGGCGGGTATTGAGGATGGTGAATGCCTCGGCTAGCGGCGGCGCTTGTCGACGAAGGCGATGGCTTCGGCCACGGCGTCGTGTACCGATTCGCCAATCAGCCGGTGCTCGTCGGCGGTGAGGTAAAAGGCCAGGTCGACGTGGTGACGCACATAGCGTGCCGGCAGGCGATTGAGGGCGACGCAGGCGACGTCTTCGAGAAAGTCTTCGTCGGCCTTGAGTTTGTGTTTCTTGAGGCTGTGTCTGATCTCCGTGAAGACCAGACGTTCATAATAGTTGTGTACCGAGTCGAAGGCCATAAGGGAATTCTCCTGGAGGCCGGATAGGCGAAACTTTGCCAAGTTGCTGAAGTCTGATACATTCATCGGGCCTGATAGGTGTTAACTTGAATTCGAGAGCTGTCGATAGTCGAGCGATGATGTTGCGTCAAAGCCAAAAGATATTCGCCGCCTTGCTGGCGCTGGCCCTGTTGCTGGCGCCCGTCGAGTTCGTCTATGCCCATGACGTCGAGCCGGGGCCGATGCCGATGCAGCATCAACATCACGCCGAGGCCGACCACGCCGCTGCGGCGCAGGGCGTCGACAGCGGTGCCCACGCCTGCGGCAGCCAGGGTGGCTGCAGCCTCTGCGTGTATTGTAGTCCGGCCCTGAGTCATGCCCCCCAGGTCGGCATAGATCGGCCCCAAGCGCCGCGCATTGCCGCCGCGGCGCCGGCCTACCACGGTATCGATCTGCCGGTCGATATCCGACCTCCGAAAACGCTCTGAAGCATGATTTGACGGCCCCCGGCCGTCCGCGATGCGCCTGAACCGTCGGGCGTTGACGATTGCTTTGGAGATCGACCATGAACAACTTTTCAGTCAGCTGCGTGGCTGTGGTGCTGATGCTGGTGCTGGCAGGCCGCGCGCTAGCCGCGCCAGCCCTTGAAACCGATACCTTGTCACTGCCCGAGGCGCTGCGCCAGGGCCTGGCACAAAGTCCGGGTCTGGCCGCCAGCCGTGCCATGGCCCTGGCGGCGCGGGCGCGGGTACCCCAGGCCGGCAGCTTGCCCGACCCGCGCTTGAACATCGGCCTGGCCAACCTGCCCAGCGACAGTTTTTCGCTTTCCCAAGACCCCATGAGCCAGATCCAGGTGGGCATCAGCCAGGCCTTGCCCTTTCCCGGTAAGCGCGGTCTGGAAGAGGAGGTGGCCGAATACCACGCCGAGGCAGCCAGACAGGGCAGTGACGAGGCCCGCCTGGCCTTGCTGCGCGACATCAAGCAGGCCTGGTGGGGCTTGTTCTATTTTGATCGCGCCCTGGAGACCAATGCCAATAACCGCGGCCTGTTCGAGCAGCAGTTGGAGACGGCCCAGACCCGCTACACCGTCGGCCGGGGCGAGCAGCATGACATCCTGTTGGCGCAGCTGGAATTGGCCCGCCTGGACGATGAACGCTTGCAGCTGCAACAAGCGCGCGGCGAAACCGAGATCCTGCTCAATCGTCTGCTCAACCGTCCCCCGGAGACGGCTATCCACCTGCCTGAGCAGAGCGCCGCCGCCTTGCCCCTGCTATCAGATATGGCGCAACTGCAGGCCGTTGCCCTGAACCAACGTCCGGATCTTTTCGCCGCCCAGGCCCGGCTGGAGGCAGCCCGCGCCCAACGTGCCTTGAGTGCGCGGGACCAGTATCCCGATTTTACCCTGGGCGCCATTTATGGTCGGCGTGACGGTCGTCAGGACCTGGCCTCCATCCAGTTTTCCATGAGTCTGCCCTTGTATGCAGGGCGCAAGCAGTCCAAGGCCGAGGACCAGCGCCAGGCCGAGTTGATTGCCGCCCAGGAACAGCTGCGCGACCTGCACAGCCGCGTGAGTGCGGCCGTGGCGTCGGCGGTGCTGCGCTACCGGCGCGCCCGGGATCAGGTCACCCTGTTCGAGCAGGCCATCCTGCCGCAGGCGCGCCAGACGGTGGAGGCCATGCTGGCGGGCTATCAGGTCAACAAGACGGCCTTTATCAATCTGGTGCAGGCCCAGGCTGACTTGTACGACTACGAAACCCGCTATTGGCGGGTCTACAGCGCCGCCCATCAGGCCCTGGCCGAGCTGGCGGCGGCCATCGGCGAGGAGAGGATGTATGAATAAGACAGTGATCATGGTGGCGCTGGCGGCGCTGGGACTGGGGGCGGCCGGGGGCTACTTGTTGAATGAGAGACTCGGCGCGCCCGCCAGTGCCAAGCACGAAGCGACCTCGGGCCAGCGTGAGGTGTTGTTCTGGCGTAACCCGATGAACCCTGAAATTACTTCGCCGGTATTTACTCAGGACGAGATGGGGATGGACTACATCCCGGTGTATGCCGGCGGCGACGACGCTGCGGACACGCCGGCGGGCACGGTGAGCATCGACCCGACCGTGGTGCAGAACATCGGCGTGCGCACCGCCGTGGTGGAGCAGCGCCCATTGGCGCGCCGTATTCATGCGCTGGGCCACGTGGATTTCAACGAAGAGCGCCTGGCACGGCTGCACCCCAAGACCTCGGGCTGGATCGAACAACTACGTATCGAAGAGACCGGCACCGCCGTTAAGCAAGACACCATCCTGCTAAGCATCTATGCGCCCGACCTGGTGGCCGCTCAGCAAGAGTATCTGGTGGCCTTGAGCAACTGGGAGGCGCTGCGCAACAGCGGCGCGACCGCAGTGAAGAATAGCGCCAAGCGGGTGTTGCAGAGCGCCCGCCAGCGTCTGGAGCTGTTCGATGTGCCGGCCCACCAGATCCACGAATTGGAGCAGTCGCGGGAATTGATGCGCAATCTGCATATCCATTCGCCTTTCGCCGGTCGTGTCATGAACATCGGCGCACGCGAGGGGCAGTACGTTACGCCCCAAGACGAGCTCTACCTTATCGCCGACCTGAGCCGCATCTGGGTCTCGGTGGATGTCTACGAAGACGATCTGCCCTGGATCGAGCTGGGCGACAGGGCTGAACTGGAGGTGCGCGCCGCGCCGGGTGAGGTGTACGAAGGCGAGGTGAGCTTCATTCATCCGGTGCAGGATCGCCAAACCCGCACCGTGCGCGTGCGTCTGGCGGTGGACAATCCCGATCTCACCCTCAAGCCCGGCATGTTCGCCAATGTGGTACTGCACGCCGACCCACGCCCCGACGCGGTGGTAGTGCCCAGCGAGGCCATCGTCCGCTCCGGTCAACGCGAGCAGGTCTTCGTCGCCCGGGGTGAAGGCAAGTTCATCCCCCGCGACGTGCAATTGGGCATCAGCGCCGGCGGTGAGACCCAGATCCTGTCCGGCGTGGAACCGGGCGAGCGGGTGGTGGTCTCCAGCCAGTTCCTGATCGACTCTGAATCCAAGCTCAAAGAGGCGACGGCCAAGATGATGGCGCCGGAGCCCGTGGATCACGGCATGTCCATGGAAGGGATGGAAATGGACGACATGAGTATGGATGACATGGATATGTCGGAGATGGGGGAGTAGACCATGGCTAGGAATATAGATGTAGGTGTGACGACAGGGGCTGAGGTGACATCCTTTGCTGGGTGTCCCATCGCGGGCGGTGAAATCCCCCCTCGCCCCCCTTTGCAAAGGGGGGATGGGGGGATTTTTCAGCGTCGCAGCGATGATCCGTGCACGGGTGAGCGGTCATGATAGAAAAAATCATCTCCGCCTCCCTGCGCGATAAATTCCTCGTCCTCACCGCCACCCTGCTGTTGGTGGCGGCCGGTGTCTGGGCGCTGAAGAATACCCCGCTGGACGCCATTCCCGATCTCTCAGATGTGCAGGTGATCGTCTTCACCGAGTACCCCGGCCAGGCGCCGCAGGTGGTGGAGGATCAGGTCACCTATCCCCTCACTACGGCCATGCTGGCGGTGCCCCGGGCCAAGACGGTGCGCGGCTACTCCTTTTTCGGTTTCTCTTTCGTCTATGTCATCTTCGAGGACGGCACCGATATGTACTGGGCCCGCTCGCGGGTGCTGGAGTACCTCAACTATGCCGACAGCCGTCTGCCCGACGGTGTTTCGCCCTCGCTCGGGCCGGACGCCACCGGGGTGGGTTGGGTCTATGAATACGCCCTGGTGGATAAAACCGGCGAGCACGATCTGGCCCAGCTGCGCTCCATCCAGGATTGGTATCTGCGCTATCCCTTGCAGACCGTGGCCGGTGTGGCCGAGGTCGCGTCGGTAGGCGGCTACGTTAAACAGTATCAGGTGGAGGTCGATCCCAATGCCCTGCTGGCCTATAACATCCCCCTGTCCAAGGTGACGCGGGCCATCCAGCGCTCCAACAACGACGTGGGCGGCAAGCTGGTGGAAATGGCCGAGACCGAGTACATGGTGCGCGGCCTGGGCTATATCCAGTCCATCGACGATCTCAAATCCGTTCCGGTGGCGGTGGGCGACGACGGTGTGCCCATTCGGCTGCAGGATGTGGCCCACATTCACCTGGGGCCGGAGCTGCGCCGCGGTCTGGCCGAACTCAACGGTGAGGGCGAGGTGGCCGGTGGCGTGGTGGTGATGCGCTTTGGTGAGAACGCCCTGGCCACTATCGAGCGGGTCAAGGCCAAGCTGGAATCCCTCAAAAGCGGTCTGCCCGCGGGGGTGGAGATCGTGCCGGTCTATGACCGCAGCGATTTGATCAAGCGGGCGGTGGACAATCTCAAGCACAAGCTCATGGAAGAGAGCATTGTCGTTGCTCTGATCGCCATCCTGTTTTTGTTGCACGCGCGCTCGGCGCTGGTGGCCATCGTCTCGTTGCCCATTGGTATCCTGGCGGCGTTCGTGATTATGAAATGGCAGGGCATCAACGCCAACATCATGTCTCTGGGCGGTATCGCCATCGCCATCGGCGCCATGGTGGACGGCGCTATCGTCATGATCGAAAACGCCCACAAGCATCTGGAAAATGCCGCTACCCGCATCGGCCGTGAACTGAGCAATTCCGAGCGCTGGCAGGCGGTCGGTGATGCGGCGCGGGAGGTCGGCCCGGCGCTGTTCTTCTCGCTGCTGATTATCACCGTCTCCTTCCTGCCGGTGTTTACCCTGCAGGCGCAGGAGGGGCGTCTGTTCAGTCCGCTGGCCTTCACCAAGACCTACGCCATGGCCGCCGCGGCGGTGTTGGCCATCACCCTGGTGCCGGTGCTGATGGGGTATTTCATTCGCGGCCGGATTTTGCCCGAGGCCAAGAATCCCATTAATCGCTTTTTGCATTGGCTGCATGCGCCGCTGTTGCGGGTTGCCATCCGCTGGCGCGGGTTGACGTTGTTGCTGGCCGTGGGCCTGCTGGCGGCCACCCTCTATCCCTTGAGCAAACTGGGCAGTGAGTTCATGCCGCCGTTGGACGAGGGGGATATCCTCTATATGCCCACCACCTATCCCGGTGTTTCCATCACCAAGGCCAAGGAGCTGCTGCAGCAGACCGACAAGATTCTGCGCAGCTTCGCCGAGGTGGAGCAGGTGTTCGGCAAGGTGGGACGGGCCGATAGCGCCACCGACCCGGCGCCGCTCTCCATGCTGGAGACCACAGTGAAGTTGAAGCCGAAATCGGAATGGCCCGATCCCGGCAAGAGCACCCGCGAGCTGATGGACGAGATGGACGCGGCCATCCAGTTCCCCGGCCTGGCCAATGCCTGGACCATGCCCATCAAGACCCGCATCGACATGCTCTCCACCGGCATCAAGACGCCGATTGGGATCAAAGTCAGTGGCCCCGACCTGGCGGTATTGCAACAGGTGGCCGGCGCTATCGAACAGACCCTGAAGCAGCTGCCCGACACCCTGTCCGCCTTCGGCGACAAGGCCGCCGGCGGCTACTACCT of Candidatus Tenderia electrophaga contains these proteins:
- a CDS encoding cation transporter, with translation MIEKIISASLRDKFLVLTATLLLVAAGVWALKNTPLDAIPDLSDVQVIVFTEYPGQAPQVVEDQVTYPLTTAMLAVPRAKTVRGYSFFGFSFVYVIFEDGTDMYWARSRVLEYLNYADSRLPDGVSPSLGPDATGVGWVYEYALVDKTGEHDLAQLRSIQDWYLRYPLQTVAGVAEVASVGGYVKQYQVEVDPNALLAYNIPLSKVTRAIQRSNNDVGGKLVEMAETEYMVRGLGYIQSIDDLKSVPVAVGDDGVPIRLQDVAHIHLGPELRRGLAELNGEGEVAGGVVVMRFGENALATIERVKAKLESLKSGLPAGVEIVPVYDRSDLIKRAVDNLKHKLMEESIVVALIAILFLLHARSALVAIVSLPIGILAAFVIMKWQGINANIMSLGGIAIAIGAMVDGAIVMIENAHKHLENAATRIGRELSNSERWQAVGDAAREVGPALFFSLLIITVSFLPVFTLQAQEGRLFSPLAFTKTYAMAAAAVLAITLVPVLMGYFIRGRILPEAKNPINRFLHWLHAPLLRVAIRWRGLTLLLAVGLLAATLYPLSKLGSEFMPPLDEGDILYMPTTYPGVSITKAKELLQQTDKILRSFAEVEQVFGKVGRADSATDPAPLSMLETTVKLKPKSEWPDPGKSTRELMDEMDAAIQFPGLANAWTMPIKTRIDMLSTGIKTPIGIKVSGPDLAVLQQVAGAIEQTLKQLPDTLSAFGDKAAGGYYLDFDINRAEAARYGLTVGDVQDIIQSAIGGMNVTQTVEGLERYPVNVRYPREMRDNLDQLKRVLVPTPTGAQIPLSLVAELKLRRGAPSIKSENSRPNAWVYVDITSSDIGGYVQRAKQVVAEQVEIPPGYTLVWSGQYEYMERAAQRLKIVVPLTLLIILLLLYFNFRNLAAPLVVMLSIPFGLIGGFWLVYWLGFNLSVAVAVGFIALAGVAAEIGVLVLTFIDQAVAKMRREHETLSAQQIMQAVHDGTAERVRPIVMTATAITAGLLPIMWGSGTGSEVMQRIAAPMVGGMVSVTVLSLLVLPVIYGLVLLMRERGKTQTQITGEAQ
- a CDS encoding hemolysin D; translated protein: MNKTVIMVALAALGLGAAGGYLLNERLGAPASAKHEATSGQREVLFWRNPMNPEITSPVFTQDEMGMDYIPVYAGGDDAADTPAGTVSIDPTVVQNIGVRTAVVEQRPLARRIHALGHVDFNEERLARLHPKTSGWIEQLRIEETGTAVKQDTILLSIYAPDLVAAQQEYLVALSNWEALRNSGATAVKNSAKRVLQSARQRLELFDVPAHQIHELEQSRELMRNLHIHSPFAGRVMNIGAREGQYVTPQDELYLIADLSRIWVSVDVYEDDLPWIELGDRAELEVRAAPGEVYEGEVSFIHPVQDRQTRTVRVRLAVDNPDLTLKPGMFANVVLHADPRPDAVVVPSEAIVRSGQREQVFVARGEGKFIPRDVQLGISAGGETQILSGVEPGERVVVSSQFLIDSESKLKEATAKMMAPEPVDHGMSMEGMEMDDMSMDDMDMSEMGE